The Deltaproteobacteria bacterium genome contains the following window.
GCCATAAGCCTTCGAAACATTTTGGGCTTCAATCACGGTACTGCCAAGTCTTGGTCCGGGCGGAATATAAATTTCAATATCATCGGCCAATTTTTCATTCTCCGCTTTAAGTAAATTTTCGTAATTGGTGATACGGGCTTTGCTCTTGCTTCTGCGGGCCGAAGGAGATTGGCGAATCCACTCCAACTCTCTCTGCAAAGTTTTGATGCGCTTGTCTTCCGATTTTTCCTCTTTGGCAAGACGCGCCTCTTTTTGTTCCAACCATGAAGAATAATTTCCCTTCCACGGAATTCCATAACCGCGGTCGAGTTCCAAAATCCAGCCGGCTACATTGTCGAGAAAATAGCGGTCGTGGGTAACGGCGATGACAGTGCCCTTGTAATCTTTGAGATGACGTTCAAGCCAGTAGACCAATTCGGCGTCGAGATGATTGGTCGGTTCATCGAGAAGAAGCACATCGGGAGACTGAAGTAGAAGGCGGCAAAGAGCCACGCGTCTTTTCTCACCGCCGGAAATGTTGGCCACCTTCATGTCCGTCGGAGGACAGCGCAAAGCATCCATCGCCAATTCCAGTTGACTATCCAATTCCCAAGCATTTGCCTGATCGAGCTTTTCCTGAACCGCCGCCTGTTTTGCGAGCAGTTTTTTCATCTCTGCATCCGACATCGGTTCGGCAAAACGGTTATTGATTTCTTCAAATTCTTTGAGAAGTTTTACCGTCTCGCTAGCACCCTCCGATACAACTTCTTTGACTGTTTTATTCGGGTCGAGAACCGGCTCCTGTTCCAAAAATCCGACGGTATATCCCTTCGCAAAACTGATCTCACCCATGTAGTCTTTGTCAACGCCCGCGATAATTTTCAGAAGAGAACTTTTGCCGGAACCGTTAAGCCCCAACACACCGATCTTGGCGCCGTAATAAAAGCCAAGCGAAATGTCCTTCAAAACCTGTTTTTTAGGAGGATGAATCCGGCTGACGCGACTCATCGAAAAGATAATTTTCACCGGATCATTATTCTGGTTCGCCATGGGGGCGCATCCATAAGTGTTTCACAACGGAAAGTCAAGGTGGGCAACCCTAAAAAAGTCAGGGATTAAATCCAATCGGACGTTTCGGTTTAATTGGCGGAGTCATTAGTTCACGGATGGCATCGAAGACAATTTTAAATTGATAGTCATATTTTTTCTCCAGCTCATTTAACTTCCGTGCAAGCTCTCGGTTGCCATTTAATATTTCGCGCAAATGAACAAAGGCCCGTATCACCTGAATGCTAACCAAAACAGCCCTGGCACTTTTGAGCACATTAGCCACCATAATCGTTCCATGCTCGGTAAAAGCATAAGGCAATACGGTGGAATGTTTAAGGTTTTTGAACCGGTCGCAATTTGCGACCAGTTCCTCCATTTCTTTTGAAGAGAGAACAAACATGAAGTCTTCAGGAAACCGCTCCACATTTCGTTTCACCTGTTCATTGAGCCGTTTTATTGAAACTCCATAGAGCGTTGCCAAATCCGCATCCAAAATCACTTTATGTCCACGAATGATAAGGATTGTCTGTTCAATTCGCTCTATGGGAACGAGATCCGTCATGCTCTTTACAAAAGCAAAATGCATTCCAGCCAAAAGCCGGTTTCAATTGTCAGCGGACAAAAACAAGAGACCGATTTGAAATGGTGTTGTACCGATTCTGTGCACCTGAATCTCAAAAAATTATTTTTGTTGTATCACTCTAAGTATGCCACCGGGTGTAAGACCCAAAGCTTCGCCATCGGAGGGATTGGTGAAACGGAGCGAAATACCGGATTTTGAAACAACCGGAATCGGTGTCATATCTCCACCAGTCCCTGTCGTGCCTTCCGGGGCATTGTAAGATCCGAAAAGCATGGAGATATCGGAGACAGGTGAGAAGGTACCACCGCTTTGAAAAGATTTACTTTTCAAAGCCACCCACCCACCGTAGATTTTCAAATCCACATCGGCTTTTTCGTTATTGTCGCAGGTGATTGTCCCCTTCCCTTTGCCGTTTTTAAAAAAATTGGTGCGTTGTTTGAATTCAAATTGCAAACGACATACAAGAAGCCCCGTCAACAGATACAATATTCTTTTTTTCATAATTTCCCCCGATTCCTTAACCCAACTAAGTAAAATAGTTCATAAAGTCAACAGATTGACCAGAATGGTGCCACACCTTTCTGGTCAAAGAAAAAACTCGACTTTTAGGGCTCAGGTGGGCTAGATAGGCCCGCTTTTCGCGACATAATCACAAGGGCACCTCTAAAAACTATGTTTCGTTACGAAAATTTGAATTTTGGAGCGAGCCGAGGAAGATGAGCAAAAAGCCCGGAGACGTAGCCAGCGGCTACGTTGAGGACTTTTTGTGAAATCTGACGAAGGCGTAGCCCAAAATTCAAATTTGCAGTAGAAAGATAGTTTTTAGAGGTGCCCTATAGTAAGGAGTTTAATATGGCAGACATTGAAAAAGTCAGGAATATCGGTATTTCAGCACACATCGACTCAGGGAAAACCACCTTGACCGAACGTATTCTCTACTACACCAAAAAAATTCATAAAATTGAGGAGGTCCGCGGCAAATCTGGCGTTGGCGCCACCATGGACTTTATGGATCTGGAAAGAGAAAAGGGAATCACGATCCAATCCGCCGCCACCTATTGCGAATGGAAAAAAAATGTCATCAACATCATTGATACCCCCGGACACGTCGATTTTACGATTGAAGTGGAACGCGCCTTGCGTGTTTTGGATGGCGCCATTCTTGTTTTGTGTTCCGTTTCCGGAGTGCAGAGTCAGTCGATCACGGTGGACCGCCAAATGACTCGCTATCATGTTCCGCGTATCGCTTTCGTCAACAAAATGGACAGGGCCGGTGCCGATCCGTTTCGCGTAACGAACCAACTCCGCGATAAGCTGGGACACAACGCCCATCTGATTACCCTTCCCATCGGCGCGGAAGACAAATTTCAGGGCGTCGTTGATCTGGTTGAAATGAAGGCTTGGTATTTTGATGGCGATAACGGAGAAAATATCCGCATTGAAGAAATTCCAGCGGATCTTGTTTCCAAAGCCAAAGAATATCGCCACGAACTCGTTGCCGCGATGGGTGATTTTGATGATGATGTGGCCCATCTTTATTTGGATGACAAAGGCGTCCCAGCCGATCTTCTTCATAAGGCCATCCGCAAAGCCACACTAACCCTTAAATTTATTCCGGTGATGTGCGGTTCGGCCTACAAAAACAAAGGAGTGCAGTTGTTGCTGGATGCGGTCTGTCACTATCTGCCCAATCCTACTGAAGCCATCAACGAGGCCCACGATCAAAATAAAAACGAAGAGAAAGTTATTTTGGAATCAAATCCCGACAAACCGTTTGTGGGACTCGCTTTCAAACTGGAAGACGGACGTTTTGGACAATTAACCTACATGCGTATTTATCAGGGGAAAATTTCCAAGGGAGAGTTTATCGTCAATTCCGTCAACCAAAAGAAAGTTAAAATTCCGCGTCTGGTGCGCATGCACGCCGACGAAATGAACGAAATCACCTCCGCCAGTGCCGGCGATATCGTCGCCATGTTCGGTGTGGAGTGTGCTTCCGGAGATACTTTCACCGATGGAACGGTCCGCTACACCATGACCTCCATGCATGTGCCGGATCCCGTGATTTCTTTGGCTGTCGCTCCCAAAGACAAGGCAACTTCGGCCAACTTTTCAAAAGCTTTGAACCGTTTTTCAAGAGAAGACCCAACTTTCCGCGTTCATCGTGATGAAGAAAGCGCGCAGACAATTATTTCAGGAATGGGTGAATTGCATCTGGAAATTTACACCGAACGTATGAAGCGCGAATACGCCTGCGAAGTGGTCGCCGGAAAACCGCAGGTGGCCTTCCGTGAAACAATCACGCAGAAAACAGATTTCCTGTATCAGCACAAAAAACAAACCGGTGGTGCGGGTCAATACGCTAAAATCGCCGGATATTTCGAACCGCTTCCTTCGGACGCCGTTGAGACCTATGAATTTGTCGACGAGATCGTCGGTGGAAAAATTCCGCGCGAATATATTCCGGCCTGCGACAAAGGCTTTCAGGAACAACTCAAAAAGGGTTTGCTTATCGGATTTCCTGTGGTGGGTGTGCGCGTCGTTATCAACGACGGTGCCTATCACGACGTTGACTCTTCCGAAATGGCGTTCAAAATCTGCGCCCAGACCGCCGTGCGTGAATTTTACAGCAAATGCAAACCGGTCGTATTGGAACCCATCATGCGTCTGCAAACGCAGGCTCCCGAAGAATTTCAGGGCTCTGTGGTGGGACAAATCAACCAGCGCAGGGGTATGATTGTCAGCACCGGTACTGCCAACAAATATGTACAGGTCGATGCCGAGGTGCCTCTGACTGAAATGTTTGGTTACTCCACCGACCTTCGAAGTTGCACACAAGGCAAGGGCGAATTCCAGATGGAGTTTCTGAAATACGCCCCCGTGCCATTCAGCGTCCAAGAAGAACTGGTCAAGAAATACCAAGAAAAACGGGCCGCCGAAAACAAATGATGGAAGTGGAGATGACTTGACCAACTGGAAAGCCACTTGGAAATTGTGGGTGTTTGGATTTTTTAAAATTCCTCTTTTGTTTTTTGTGAAACCCAGAGTCGTATGTGAAACAACAGAAGAAGTGGAAATTAAAATTCCCCTTAAACGCAGAACACGCAATCATCTTGGGGTTATGTATATTGGGGCACTGGTTGTTGGCGCCGATTGCGCCGCAGGACTCATGGCGCTCAATGAAGCGGAAAAAAGCGGTGAGAAAATCGCCCTGCTCTTCAAAGATTTCAAAGCCAATTTTTTAAAACGTGCGGAAAGCGATGTTCACTTCATTTGTCGCGATGGAGAAAAAATCAGACAGCAAGTCCAAGAAGCCATTCAAAGCAAACAACGTATCAACCTCCCCGTTCACGTCACCGCAACAACCCCAAAAATTTCTGGCGAAGAACCGGTCGCAATATTTGAATTAACATTGTCCCTGAAAAAATGTAGAGGAAAAGTTGCGTGAAGGGGACTTGGGGTTTCGCGCAACTTTTCCTCCACTTCTTTAAATAGGTTGTTATTTGCTTTGGAATCCACTAGAAGGCCCCCCATGCTTGAAACAACGGCACTGGGTCGGCACCCGGTCGATATAACCGATCAGTCTTTTGAAGCCTTGGGTCTTTCAGAGGCCGCTTTGAAATTGATCCATCACGTCGGCTTTAAAAACCCTACACCTATTCAGTCTGCGGTGATCCCCACGGCCATACAAGGTCGCGATATCATTGGGCTTGCACAGACCGGTTCCGGAAAAACAGCGGCTTTTGTGCTTCCCCTGACCGAGCGTCTCCTTCATGGAACCGGTCTTCGGGGTTTGATTCTTTGCCCCACACGCGAAATTGCGCTTCAGACAAAAGCCTTTCTTGATCTTTTTGGAAAACACCATCGCCTCAACACCGTCTGCATTATCGGAGGTGTC
Protein-coding sequences here:
- a CDS encoding ATP-binding cassette domain-containing protein, with the protein product MANQNNDPVKIIFSMSRVSRIHPPKKQVLKDISLGFYYGAKIGVLGLNGSGKSSLLKIIAGVDKDYMGEISFAKGYTVGFLEQEPVLDPNKTVKEVVSEGASETVKLLKEFEEINNRFAEPMSDAEMKKLLAKQAAVQEKLDQANAWELDSQLELAMDALRCPPTDMKVANISGGEKRRVALCRLLLQSPDVLLLDEPTNHLDAELVYWLERHLKDYKGTVIAVTHDRYFLDNVAGWILELDRGYGIPWKGNYSSWLEQKEARLAKEEKSEDKRIKTLQRELEWIRQSPSARRSKSKARITNYENLLKAENEKLADDIEIYIPPGPRLGSTVIEAQNVSKAYG
- a CDS encoding ORF6N domain-containing protein, yielding MTDLVPIERIEQTILIIRGHKVILDADLATLYGVSIKRLNEQVKRNVERFPEDFMFVLSSKEMEELVANCDRFKNLKHSTVLPYAFTEHGTIMVANVLKSARAVLVSIQVIRAFVHLREILNGNRELARKLNELEKKYDYQFKIVFDAIRELMTPPIKPKRPIGFNP
- a CDS encoding DUF4442 domain-containing protein; its protein translation is MTNWKATWKLWVFGFFKIPLLFFVKPRVVCETTEEVEIKIPLKRRTRNHLGVMYIGALVVGADCAAGLMALNEAEKSGEKIALLFKDFKANFLKRAESDVHFICRDGEKIRQQVQEAIQSKQRINLPVHVTATTPKISGEEPVAIFELTLSLKKCRGKVA
- a CDS encoding elongation factor G codes for the protein MADIEKVRNIGISAHIDSGKTTLTERILYYTKKIHKIEEVRGKSGVGATMDFMDLEREKGITIQSAATYCEWKKNVINIIDTPGHVDFTIEVERALRVLDGAILVLCSVSGVQSQSITVDRQMTRYHVPRIAFVNKMDRAGADPFRVTNQLRDKLGHNAHLITLPIGAEDKFQGVVDLVEMKAWYFDGDNGENIRIEEIPADLVSKAKEYRHELVAAMGDFDDDVAHLYLDDKGVPADLLHKAIRKATLTLKFIPVMCGSAYKNKGVQLLLDAVCHYLPNPTEAINEAHDQNKNEEKVILESNPDKPFVGLAFKLEDGRFGQLTYMRIYQGKISKGEFIVNSVNQKKVKIPRLVRMHADEMNEITSASAGDIVAMFGVECASGDTFTDGTVRYTMTSMHVPDPVISLAVAPKDKATSANFSKALNRFSREDPTFRVHRDEESAQTIISGMGELHLEIYTERMKREYACEVVAGKPQVAFRETITQKTDFLYQHKKQTGGAGQYAKIAGYFEPLPSDAVETYEFVDEIVGGKIPREYIPACDKGFQEQLKKGLLIGFPVVGVRVVINDGAYHDVDSSEMAFKICAQTAVREFYSKCKPVVLEPIMRLQTQAPEEFQGSVVGQINQRRGMIVSTGTANKYVQVDAEVPLTEMFGYSTDLRSCTQGKGEFQMEFLKYAPVPFSVQEELVKKYQEKRAAENK